One segment of Dolichospermum sp. DET69 DNA contains the following:
- a CDS encoding nucleoside hydrolase — protein MRKLLIDTDTASDDAVAIMMAHSWTDVEVVGITIVNGNVPVEQGLKNALHTLETCKANTPVYVGCKKPILRESNYAEWFHGKDGMGNMYYPDSHLKPQLSDATDAIIDLLKTYPGEITLVTLGPLTNIAIALSRAPEIASLVHRCVVMGGAANTVGNVTPAAEYNIWVDPEAAKVVFHSGMPMEMVGWELSRYAAALTSTEIDMIAAFGTQKSLLAVNSNRVAIEASINLQGAMGLTLADPVAMAVALDPAIVTRQGKYFVDVETISDLTRGMTVVDQLGVLDKQPNITVVWEIDIPRWKEILYSCLKA, from the coding sequence ATGCGTAAACTACTAATTGATACAGATACTGCTTCTGATGATGCGGTGGCAATTATGATGGCTCATTCGTGGACAGATGTGGAAGTTGTTGGCATCACAATTGTTAATGGAAATGTGCCTGTTGAACAGGGGTTGAAAAATGCACTTCACACTTTAGAAACTTGTAAAGCCAATACACCTGTGTATGTTGGATGCAAAAAACCAATTCTCAGAGAAAGTAATTATGCTGAATGGTTTCATGGCAAAGATGGCATGGGAAATATGTATTATCCTGATTCACATCTCAAACCTCAACTGTCAGATGCAACTGATGCAATCATAGATTTACTAAAAACTTATCCTGGTGAAATTACCCTCGTCACTTTAGGACCTCTGACAAATATCGCTATCGCATTAAGTCGCGCTCCTGAAATAGCTTCTCTCGTTCATCGCTGTGTAGTCATGGGTGGGGCTGCCAATACGGTGGGCAATGTTACACCTGCTGCCGAGTACAATATTTGGGTAGATCCAGAAGCAGCAAAGGTAGTTTTTCATAGCGGAATGCCGATGGAAATGGTTGGTTGGGAACTTAGCCGATATGCTGCTGCGTTAACCTCAACTGAAATTGATATGATTGCGGCTTTCGGAACACAGAAGTCACTTTTAGCAGTGAATAGCAATCGAGTTGCTATTGAAGCTTCTATCAATCTGCAAGGAGCTATGGGATTAACACTAGCAGATCCAGTAGCAATGGCAGTTGCTCTTGATCCAGCCATTGTTACCCGTCAAGGAAAATATTTTGTGGATGTAGAAACAATAAGTGATTTAACTCGTGGGATGACAGTGGTTGATCAATTAGGTGTTCTTGACAAACAACCAAATATAACTGTGGTTTGGGAAATTGATATACCAAGATGGAAAGAGATTTTATATAGTTGTTTAAAAGCATAA
- a CDS encoding alpha/beta hydrolase: MTPVTHRFIKTNNIEMHIAEQGQGKLVILCHGFPESWYSWRHQLSALAEAGFHVVAPDQRGYGQTDRPAAIEDYNIFELVGDIVGLVNALGEEQAFIVGHDWGAVVAWYCALLRPDIFRSLTLLSVPYQPRTWDNIRPTEAMKLMAGEQEFYQLNFQEPGKAEAELESDVRTNILSMLYSASGDPPPAKRWRFLYNKSEKLTNRSLPDQLPTWLTEQDIDFFTSEFERTGFRGGLNWYRNIDRNWELTHFLSGAKIYQPVLFVAGEVDAVITMYHEAFDNLEHNVPNLKQKVLLPGVGHWIQQERSIEVNKLLIQFLTDQMGN, encoded by the coding sequence ATGACTCCGGTAACTCATCGTTTTATTAAAACCAACAACATTGAGATGCACATTGCCGAACAAGGGCAGGGTAAACTAGTCATCTTATGTCATGGTTTTCCCGAAAGTTGGTACTCTTGGCGACATCAGTTATCTGCATTAGCTGAAGCAGGATTTCATGTGGTAGCACCAGATCAACGCGGCTATGGGCAGACAGACAGACCAGCAGCCATTGAAGATTACAATATTTTTGAGTTGGTGGGTGATATCGTTGGTCTAGTTAATGCTTTAGGTGAAGAACAAGCATTTATCGTTGGACATGATTGGGGTGCAGTTGTGGCCTGGTATTGTGCCTTGCTCCGTCCAGATATTTTCCGTTCTCTCACCCTGCTTAGTGTGCCTTATCAACCCCGTACCTGGGATAATATAAGACCGACAGAAGCGATGAAACTGATGGCAGGTGAGCAAGAATTTTATCAACTAAACTTTCAAGAACCAGGTAAAGCAGAAGCAGAACTAGAATCAGATGTGCGGACAAATATACTTTCAATGCTTTACTCTGCATCAGGAGATCCACCACCTGCTAAACGTTGGCGTTTTCTCTACAACAAGTCAGAAAAATTAACAAATAGGTCTTTACCAGATCAACTTCCTACTTGGTTAACAGAGCAGGATATTGACTTTTTCACCTCTGAGTTTGAACGAACTGGTTTCCGGGGAGGACTGAATTGGTATCGCAATATAGATAGAAATTGGGAACTAACACATTTTCTCAGTGGGGCAAAGATTTACCAACCAGTACTGTTTGTGGCAGGAGAAGTAGATGCAGTAATTACGATGTACCATGAAGCATTTGATAACTTAGAACACAATGTACCTAATTTAAAGCAGAAGGTATTGCTACCGGGGGTTGGTCACTGGATTCAACAAGAACGCTCAATTGAAGTTAACAAACTGCTGATTCAGTTTTTGACAGATCAAATGGGTAATTAG
- a CDS encoding cupin: MTGSKRIKIRKLDSITVGMVSFYSLANSNQTTLVHISSNFIDDMFVHRHQTDQLLVVKGQILITSLHNREYQYTFLSEKEPTIITIPPGVLHGAINLSEEPCIVVNAILHDGQTHEKDYRPIKPPLPYDIDWAQKLFRDYASTNREI, translated from the coding sequence ATGACTGGCAGTAAAAGAATTAAAATTCGCAAATTAGATTCAATAACAGTGGGAATGGTTTCATTCTACTCTCTAGCTAATAGTAATCAAACTACATTGGTTCATATTTCTAGTAATTTTATAGATGATATGTTTGTCCATAGGCATCAAACAGATCAACTATTAGTAGTGAAGGGACAAATTTTAATAACTAGTCTACACAACCGTGAATATCAATATACATTTTTAAGTGAAAAAGAACCAACAATTATTACAATTCCTCCAGGAGTATTACATGGTGCAATTAATTTGAGTGAAGAACCCTGTATAGTCGTTAATGCTATTTTACACGACGGACAAACCCATGAGAAAGATTATCGTCCAATCAAGCCTCCTTTACCTTATGATATAGATTGGGCGCAAAAATTATTTAGAGATTATGCTTCTACAAATCGAGAGATATAG